The following coding sequences lie in one Ctenopharyngodon idella isolate HZGC_01 chromosome 11, HZGC01, whole genome shotgun sequence genomic window:
- the LOC127522586 gene encoding protein ABHD8-like, whose protein sequence is MYFLFPQAFTMLTSFVDGIFCCFTGKSTNVVVPIESSEPTDGFEFVEVKPGRVLRVRHIIPDRPVVEEPGTGEGGTVSCKRKISVYRNGQLLIENVNEATHPELVRYQNGDSTVDMEVSNCEAPAAGQATEPTPGSAAGQATDTKPAPQQEQQQVQRRRRKPKRSIVIDCERKIACCKGTHPDVALFFIHGVGGSLDIWGSQLDYFSQLGYEVIAPDLVGHGASSAPQIPAAYTFYALAEDVRIIFKRYAKRRNILVGHSYG, encoded by the coding sequence ATGTACTTCTTATTTCCCCAGGCGTTCACCATGCTCACCAGCTTTGTGGATGGAATATTCTGTTGCTTTACAGGGAAGTCTACTAATGTGGTGGTCCCTATTGAATCTTCCGAGCCCACCGATGGTTTTGAATTTGTAGAGGTGAAACCAGGAAGGGTTCTGAGGGTTCGACATATTATACCAGACAGACCAGTGGTTGAAGAACCAGGGACTGGGGAAGGGGGTACTGTGAGCTGCAAGCGTAAAATCTCAGTGTACCGAAATGGACAGCTTCTGATTGAGAACGTCAACGAAGCCACCCATCCAGAGCTGGTCCGCTATCAGAATGGAGACAGCACTGTGGATATGGAAGTTTCCAACTGTGAGGCTCCTGCAGCAGGCCAGGCTACTGAGCCCACACCTGGGTCAGCTGCAGGACAGGCTACAGATACCAAACCTGCACCACAGCAGGAGCAGCAGCAAGTGCAGCGCAGGCGGCGCAAACCCAAGCGCTCCATTGTGATTGACTGCGAGCGGAAGATCGCATGCTGCAAAGGTACTCACCCTGACGTGGCCTTGTTTTTCATACATGGAGTCGGGGGATCGCTGGATATCTGGGGAAGCCAACTGGACTATTTCTCCCAACTTGGTTACGAGGTCATCGCCCCAGACCTGGTCGGCCATGGTGCCAGTTCAGCCCCTCAGATACCTGCTGCCTATACCTTTTATGCACTGGCTGAAGACGTTAGAATCATCTTCAAGCGATATGCAAAGAGGCGGAATATTTTAGTTGGACACTCATATGGGTGA
- the dazap1 gene encoding DAZ-associated protein 1 isoform X5 — translation MSALPSTTLATEMNSNLAGDEIGKLFVGGLDWSTTQETLRNYFSQYGEVVDCVIMKDKSTNQSRGFGFVKFKDPNCVRTVLDTKPHNLDGRNIDPKPCTPRGMQPEKTRAKDGWKGSKSDSNKSKKIFVGGIPHNCGEAELRDYFNRFGVVTEVVMIYDAEKQRPRGFGFITFEAEQSVDQAVNMHFHDIMGKKVEVKKAEPRDSKAPAPGQLGANQWGHRAILSAANGWAAQPAPSWQQSYGPQGVWVTTGQPLGGYGPPLPAGRGAPAQPPSPFNAFLVAAAPTGGFGAPQGYPQQGFSAQPQFGYSFGTPQGDQFVAQGMPPPPNTPGAGPLGFAPATTPSQDLSKAAPAQPDFSYSQYGLGNYPQDPSAYGPTRPSHTYVQEEQGYSAGYGQDLSAFGHSFADPSQQTASYAAAPSAPSSGAQPAASSFGRGQNHNVQGFHPYRR, via the exons AGACTTTACGAAACTACTTTTCTCAGTATGGAGAGGTTGTGGATTGCGTCATCATGAAAGATAAAAGCACAAATCAGTCCAGGGGCTTCGGCTTTGTGAAGTTTAAAGACCCCAACTGCGTACGGACTGTCCTGGACACCAAACCTCATAACCTGGATGGAAGAAAT ATCGACCCCAAGCCTTGTACGCCTAGAGGTATGCAGCCCGAGAAGACTCGAGCAAAAGATGGCTGG aaAGGAAGCAAAAGTGACAGCAATAAATCTAAGAAGATATTTGTGGGTGGAATTCCTCATAATTGCGGTGAAGCTGAACTCAGGGATTATTTCAACAGATTTGGAGTG GTCACAGAGGTGGTAATGATCTATGACGCAGAGAAACAGAGGCCTCGAG GTTTTGGATTTATTACTTTCGAGGCCGAACAATCAGTGGACCAGGCTGTCAACATGCATTTTCACGACATCATGGGCAAAAAA GTTGAAGTGAAGAAGGCGGAGCCACGGGACAGCAAAGCTCCCGCCCCTGGTCAGCTGGGAGCCAATCAGTGGGGGCACCGAGCCATCTTAAGCGCAGCCAATGGCTGGGCAGCACAACCGGCTCCGAGCTGGCAGCAGAGCTACGGGCCTCAGG gTGTTTGGGTGACTACAGGACAACCTCTTg GTGGGTATGGACCTCCTTTACCTGCTGGCCGTGGGGCACCTGCACAACCTCCTTCTCCATTTAATGCATTTCTAGTTGCAGCGGCACCTACAGGGGGATTTGGGGCACCTCAGGGATACCCCCAACAGGGCTTTAGCGCACAACCTCAGTTTG GATATAGCTTTGGAACACCTCAAGGTGACCAGTTTGTAGCACAGGGAATGCCTCCCCCTCCCAACACGCCGGGCGCAGGGCCTTTAGGTTTTGCCCCGGCTACGACTCCCTCTCAGGACCTGAGCAAAGCCGCCCCAGCACAGCCAGACTTCTCCTACAGCCAGTATG GCTTGGGTAACTATCCTCAGGACCCCTCTGCCTACGGACCAACGCGTCCTTCTCACACTTATGTACAGGAAGAGCAGGGATATAGCGCAG GTTATGGGCAGGACCTGAGTGCTTTTGGTCATAGCTTTGCAGACCCCAGCCAGCAAACTGCCTCATACGCTGCAGCCCCCTCCGCACCCTCGTCAGGAGCTCAACCGGCAGCCAGCAGCTTCGGACGAGGACAGAACCACAATGTACAGGGCTTCCACCCCTACCGGCGCTGA
- the dazap1 gene encoding DAZ-associated protein 1 isoform X1, whose protein sequence is MSALPSTTLATEMNSNLAGDEIGKLFVGGLDWSTTQETLRNYFSQYGEVVDCVIMKDKSTNQSRGFGFVKFKDPNCVRTVLDTKPHNLDGRNIDPKPCTPRGMQPEKTRAKDGWKGSKSDSNKSKKIFVGGIPHNCGEAELRDYFNRFGVVTEVVMIYDAEKQRPRAVLSQHPAALLTFGRWLGFGFITFEAEQSVDQAVNMHFHDIMGKKVEVKKAEPRDSKAPAPGQLGANQWGHRAILSAANGWAAQPAPSWQQSYGPQGVWVTTGQPLGGYGPPLPAGRGAPAQPPSPFNAFLVAAAPTGGFGAPQGYPQQGFSAQPQFGYSFGTPQGDQFVAQGMPPPPNTPGAGPLGFAPATTPSQDLSKAAPAQPDFSYSQYGYGQDLSAFGHSFADPSQQTASYAAAPSAPSSGAQPAASSFGRGQNHNVQGFHPYRR, encoded by the exons AGACTTTACGAAACTACTTTTCTCAGTATGGAGAGGTTGTGGATTGCGTCATCATGAAAGATAAAAGCACAAATCAGTCCAGGGGCTTCGGCTTTGTGAAGTTTAAAGACCCCAACTGCGTACGGACTGTCCTGGACACCAAACCTCATAACCTGGATGGAAGAAAT ATCGACCCCAAGCCTTGTACGCCTAGAGGTATGCAGCCCGAGAAGACTCGAGCAAAAGATGGCTGG aaAGGAAGCAAAAGTGACAGCAATAAATCTAAGAAGATATTTGTGGGTGGAATTCCTCATAATTGCGGTGAAGCTGAACTCAGGGATTATTTCAACAGATTTGGAGTG GTCACAGAGGTGGTAATGATCTATGACGCAGAGAAACAGAGGCCTCGAG CTGTTCTGTCCCAACACCCTGCTGCTCTGTTGACTTTTGGTCGTTGGCTAGGTTTTGGATTTATTACTTTCGAGGCCGAACAATCAGTGGACCAGGCTGTCAACATGCATTTTCACGACATCATGGGCAAAAAA GTTGAAGTGAAGAAGGCGGAGCCACGGGACAGCAAAGCTCCCGCCCCTGGTCAGCTGGGAGCCAATCAGTGGGGGCACCGAGCCATCTTAAGCGCAGCCAATGGCTGGGCAGCACAACCGGCTCCGAGCTGGCAGCAGAGCTACGGGCCTCAGG gTGTTTGGGTGACTACAGGACAACCTCTTg GTGGGTATGGACCTCCTTTACCTGCTGGCCGTGGGGCACCTGCACAACCTCCTTCTCCATTTAATGCATTTCTAGTTGCAGCGGCACCTACAGGGGGATTTGGGGCACCTCAGGGATACCCCCAACAGGGCTTTAGCGCACAACCTCAGTTTG GATATAGCTTTGGAACACCTCAAGGTGACCAGTTTGTAGCACAGGGAATGCCTCCCCCTCCCAACACGCCGGGCGCAGGGCCTTTAGGTTTTGCCCCGGCTACGACTCCCTCTCAGGACCTGAGCAAAGCCGCCCCAGCACAGCCAGACTTCTCCTACAGCCAGTATG GTTATGGGCAGGACCTGAGTGCTTTTGGTCATAGCTTTGCAGACCCCAGCCAGCAAACTGCCTCATACGCTGCAGCCCCCTCCGCACCCTCGTCAGGAGCTCAACCGGCAGCCAGCAGCTTCGGACGAGGACAGAACCACAATGTACAGGGCTTCCACCCCTACCGGCGCTGA
- the dazap1 gene encoding DAZ-associated protein 1 isoform X4 → MSALPSTTLATEMNSNLAGDEIGKLFVGGLDWSTTQETLRNYFSQYGEVVDCVIMKDKSTNQSRGFGFVKFKDPNCVRTVLDTKPHNLDGRNIDPKPCTPRGMQPEKTRAKDGWKGSKSDSNKSKKIFVGGIPHNCGEAELRDYFNRFGVVTEVVMIYDAEKQRPRAVLSQHPAALLTFGRWLGFGFITFEAEQSVDQAVNMHFHDIMGKKVEVKKAEPRDSKAPAPGQLGANQWGHRAILSAANGWAAQPAPSWQQSYGPQGVWVTTGQPLGGYGPPLPAGRGAPAQPPSPFNAFLVAAAPTGGFGAPQGYPQQGFSAQPQFGYSFGTPQGDQFVAQGMPPPPNTPGAGPLGFAPATTPSQDLSKAAPAQPDFSYSQYDRLWAGPECFWS, encoded by the exons AGACTTTACGAAACTACTTTTCTCAGTATGGAGAGGTTGTGGATTGCGTCATCATGAAAGATAAAAGCACAAATCAGTCCAGGGGCTTCGGCTTTGTGAAGTTTAAAGACCCCAACTGCGTACGGACTGTCCTGGACACCAAACCTCATAACCTGGATGGAAGAAAT ATCGACCCCAAGCCTTGTACGCCTAGAGGTATGCAGCCCGAGAAGACTCGAGCAAAAGATGGCTGG aaAGGAAGCAAAAGTGACAGCAATAAATCTAAGAAGATATTTGTGGGTGGAATTCCTCATAATTGCGGTGAAGCTGAACTCAGGGATTATTTCAACAGATTTGGAGTG GTCACAGAGGTGGTAATGATCTATGACGCAGAGAAACAGAGGCCTCGAG CTGTTCTGTCCCAACACCCTGCTGCTCTGTTGACTTTTGGTCGTTGGCTAGGTTTTGGATTTATTACTTTCGAGGCCGAACAATCAGTGGACCAGGCTGTCAACATGCATTTTCACGACATCATGGGCAAAAAA GTTGAAGTGAAGAAGGCGGAGCCACGGGACAGCAAAGCTCCCGCCCCTGGTCAGCTGGGAGCCAATCAGTGGGGGCACCGAGCCATCTTAAGCGCAGCCAATGGCTGGGCAGCACAACCGGCTCCGAGCTGGCAGCAGAGCTACGGGCCTCAGG gTGTTTGGGTGACTACAGGACAACCTCTTg GTGGGTATGGACCTCCTTTACCTGCTGGCCGTGGGGCACCTGCACAACCTCCTTCTCCATTTAATGCATTTCTAGTTGCAGCGGCACCTACAGGGGGATTTGGGGCACCTCAGGGATACCCCCAACAGGGCTTTAGCGCACAACCTCAGTTTG GATATAGCTTTGGAACACCTCAAGGTGACCAGTTTGTAGCACAGGGAATGCCTCCCCCTCCCAACACGCCGGGCGCAGGGCCTTTAGGTTTTGCCCCGGCTACGACTCCCTCTCAGGACCTGAGCAAAGCCGCCCCAGCACAGCCAGACTTCTCCTACAGCCAGTATG ACAGGTTATGGGCAGGACCTGAGTGCTTTTGGTCATAG
- the dazap1 gene encoding DAZ-associated protein 1 isoform X2, whose protein sequence is MSALPSTTLATEMNSNLAGDEIGKLFVGGLDWSTTQETLRNYFSQYGEVVDCVIMKDKSTNQSRGFGFVKFKDPNCVRTVLDTKPHNLDGRNIDPKPCTPRGMQPEKTRAKDGWKGSKSDSNKSKKIFVGGIPHNCGEAELRDYFNRFGVVTEVVMIYDAEKQRPRGFGFITFEAEQSVDQAVNMHFHDIMGKKVEVKKAEPRDSKAPAPGQLGANQWGHRAILSAANGWAAQPAPSWQQSYGPQGVWVTTGQPLGGYGPPLPAGRGAPAQPPSPFNAFLVAAAPTGGFGAPQGYPQQGFSAQPQFGYSFGTPQGDQFVAQGMPPPPNTPGAGPLGFAPATTPSQDLSKAAPAQPDFSYSQYGYGQDLSAFGHSFADPSQQTASYAAAPSAPSSGAQPAASSFGRGQNHNVQGFHPYRR, encoded by the exons AGACTTTACGAAACTACTTTTCTCAGTATGGAGAGGTTGTGGATTGCGTCATCATGAAAGATAAAAGCACAAATCAGTCCAGGGGCTTCGGCTTTGTGAAGTTTAAAGACCCCAACTGCGTACGGACTGTCCTGGACACCAAACCTCATAACCTGGATGGAAGAAAT ATCGACCCCAAGCCTTGTACGCCTAGAGGTATGCAGCCCGAGAAGACTCGAGCAAAAGATGGCTGG aaAGGAAGCAAAAGTGACAGCAATAAATCTAAGAAGATATTTGTGGGTGGAATTCCTCATAATTGCGGTGAAGCTGAACTCAGGGATTATTTCAACAGATTTGGAGTG GTCACAGAGGTGGTAATGATCTATGACGCAGAGAAACAGAGGCCTCGAG GTTTTGGATTTATTACTTTCGAGGCCGAACAATCAGTGGACCAGGCTGTCAACATGCATTTTCACGACATCATGGGCAAAAAA GTTGAAGTGAAGAAGGCGGAGCCACGGGACAGCAAAGCTCCCGCCCCTGGTCAGCTGGGAGCCAATCAGTGGGGGCACCGAGCCATCTTAAGCGCAGCCAATGGCTGGGCAGCACAACCGGCTCCGAGCTGGCAGCAGAGCTACGGGCCTCAGG gTGTTTGGGTGACTACAGGACAACCTCTTg GTGGGTATGGACCTCCTTTACCTGCTGGCCGTGGGGCACCTGCACAACCTCCTTCTCCATTTAATGCATTTCTAGTTGCAGCGGCACCTACAGGGGGATTTGGGGCACCTCAGGGATACCCCCAACAGGGCTTTAGCGCACAACCTCAGTTTG GATATAGCTTTGGAACACCTCAAGGTGACCAGTTTGTAGCACAGGGAATGCCTCCCCCTCCCAACACGCCGGGCGCAGGGCCTTTAGGTTTTGCCCCGGCTACGACTCCCTCTCAGGACCTGAGCAAAGCCGCCCCAGCACAGCCAGACTTCTCCTACAGCCAGTATG GTTATGGGCAGGACCTGAGTGCTTTTGGTCATAGCTTTGCAGACCCCAGCCAGCAAACTGCCTCATACGCTGCAGCCCCCTCCGCACCCTCGTCAGGAGCTCAACCGGCAGCCAGCAGCTTCGGACGAGGACAGAACCACAATGTACAGGGCTTCCACCCCTACCGGCGCTGA
- the LOC127522608 gene encoding protein ABHD8-like, whose amino-acid sequence CFFLYSRAGFAHQGTREKKLLKENNAFNVSSFVLRSMMSGQYWPEGDEVYHAEITVPVLLVHGMYDKFVPVQEDQRMAEILLLGFLKVIDDGSHMVMMECPDVVNTLLHEFFLWQPATASKPKQEAAPAKTTTKPPEDTTRPKTAPKSPSKSHPDLIRPTTAPKAINTGTEASVDIRSKGKK is encoded by the exons tgcttttttctttattcaagGGCTGGATTTGCTCATCAGGGAACAAGAGAGAAGAAACTACTAAAAGAGAACAATGCCTTCAACGTGTCTTCCTTCGTTCTGCGGTCCATGATGAGTGGACAGTACTGGCCGGAGGGTGATGAGGTTTACCATGCTGAAATCACAGTGCCTGTTCTGCTGGTTCACGGCATGTACGACAAGTTTGTACCAGTACAAGAGGACCAGCGTATGGCGGAG ATCCTCTTGCTGGGGTTCCTGAAGGTCATTGATGACGGAAGTCACATGGTCATGATGGAGTGCCCTGATGTAGTTAATACTCTCTTACATGAATTCTTCCTGTGGCAGCCAGCAACTGCCTCGAAACCCAAACAAGAAGCAGCCCCCGCAAAGACCACCACCAAACCTCCAGAGGACACAACGAGACCAAAAACTGCCCCTAAGTCACCCTCCAAATCTCATCCAGACTTAATAAGACCAACAACTGCACCAAAAGCCATCAATACTGGGACAGAGGCCTCAGTGGACATCAGATCTAAGGGCAAGAAATAG
- the rps15 gene encoding 40S ribosomal protein S15 translates to MADVEQKKKRTFRKFTYRGVDLDQLLDMSYEQLMQLYCARQRRRLNRGLRRKQQSLLKRLRKAKKEAPPMEKPEVVKTHLRDMVILPEMVGSMVGVYNGKTFNQVEIKPEMIGHYLGEFSITYKPVKHGRPGIGATHSSRFIPLK, encoded by the exons ATG GCGGACGTTGAGCAGAAGAAGAAGCGTACCTTCAGGAAATTCACCTACAGAGGTGTGGACCTGGACCAGCTGCTGGACATGTCCTA TGAGCAGCTGATGCAGCTCTACTGTGCCAGACAGAGGAGGAGGCTGAACCGCGGCCTCAGGAGGAAGCAGCAGTCTCTCCTTAAACGCCTCCGTAAGGCCAAGAAGGAGGCGCCTCCCATGGAGAAACCAGAGGTGGTGAAAACTCACCTGAGAGACATGGTCATCCTGCCGGAGATGGTTGGATCCATGGTCGGCGTGTACAACGGCAAGACCTTCAACCAGGTTGAAATCAAG CCTGAGATGATTGGTCATTACCTTGGAGAGTTCTCCATCACATACAAGCCTGTTAAACACGGTCGTCCGGGTATTGGAGCCACTCATTCTTCCCGCTTCATTCCTCTGAAGTAA
- the dazap1 gene encoding DAZ-associated protein 1 isoform X3: protein MSALPSTTLATEMNSNLAGDEIGKLFVGGLDWSTTQETLRNYFSQYGEVVDCVIMKDKSTNQSRGFGFVKFKDPNCVRTVLDTKPHNLDGRNIDPKPCTPRGMQPEKTRAKDGWKGSKSDSNKSKKIFVGGIPHNCGEAELRDYFNRFGVVTEVVMIYDAEKQRPRAVLSQHPAALLTFGRWLGFGFITFEAEQSVDQAVNMHFHDIMGKKVEVKKAEPRDSKAPAPGQLGANQWGHRAILSAANGWAAQPAPSWQQSYGPQGVWVTTGQPLGGYGPPLPAGRGAPAQPPSPFNAFLVAAAPTGGFGAPQGYPQQGFSAQPQFGYSFGTPQGDQFVAQGMPPPPNTPGAGPLGFAPATTPSQDLSKAAPAQPDFSYSQYGLGNYPQDPSAYGPTRPSHTYVQEEQGYSAGR, encoded by the exons AGACTTTACGAAACTACTTTTCTCAGTATGGAGAGGTTGTGGATTGCGTCATCATGAAAGATAAAAGCACAAATCAGTCCAGGGGCTTCGGCTTTGTGAAGTTTAAAGACCCCAACTGCGTACGGACTGTCCTGGACACCAAACCTCATAACCTGGATGGAAGAAAT ATCGACCCCAAGCCTTGTACGCCTAGAGGTATGCAGCCCGAGAAGACTCGAGCAAAAGATGGCTGG aaAGGAAGCAAAAGTGACAGCAATAAATCTAAGAAGATATTTGTGGGTGGAATTCCTCATAATTGCGGTGAAGCTGAACTCAGGGATTATTTCAACAGATTTGGAGTG GTCACAGAGGTGGTAATGATCTATGACGCAGAGAAACAGAGGCCTCGAG CTGTTCTGTCCCAACACCCTGCTGCTCTGTTGACTTTTGGTCGTTGGCTAGGTTTTGGATTTATTACTTTCGAGGCCGAACAATCAGTGGACCAGGCTGTCAACATGCATTTTCACGACATCATGGGCAAAAAA GTTGAAGTGAAGAAGGCGGAGCCACGGGACAGCAAAGCTCCCGCCCCTGGTCAGCTGGGAGCCAATCAGTGGGGGCACCGAGCCATCTTAAGCGCAGCCAATGGCTGGGCAGCACAACCGGCTCCGAGCTGGCAGCAGAGCTACGGGCCTCAGG gTGTTTGGGTGACTACAGGACAACCTCTTg GTGGGTATGGACCTCCTTTACCTGCTGGCCGTGGGGCACCTGCACAACCTCCTTCTCCATTTAATGCATTTCTAGTTGCAGCGGCACCTACAGGGGGATTTGGGGCACCTCAGGGATACCCCCAACAGGGCTTTAGCGCACAACCTCAGTTTG GATATAGCTTTGGAACACCTCAAGGTGACCAGTTTGTAGCACAGGGAATGCCTCCCCCTCCCAACACGCCGGGCGCAGGGCCTTTAGGTTTTGCCCCGGCTACGACTCCCTCTCAGGACCTGAGCAAAGCCGCCCCAGCACAGCCAGACTTCTCCTACAGCCAGTATG GCTTGGGTAACTATCCTCAGGACCCCTCTGCCTACGGACCAACGCGTCCTTCTCACACTTATGTACAGGAAGAGCAGGGATATAGCGCAGGTAGGTGA